A window of Polaribacter litorisediminis contains these coding sequences:
- a CDS encoding CNNM domain-containing protein — protein MTILIIYAIVSIFFSFLCSILEAVLLSITPTFINLKKNEGLEYATELEILKRDVDKPLIAILTINTIAHTVGAILVGVQAKIAYAEMYGIVEKSILGIKITEDVMVGIVSTVMTILILVASEIIPKTIGATYWKQLANFTATTLKLMIFPLKYTGILWILQLTTKLIGGKGHGSVLSREGFLVMTEMAEKDGVFKENESKVIRNLLGFKKIKVNDVMTPRIILEIADESQTIASFYNEHKNLRFSRIPVFNENPDEVTGYFLKNNLLEAIINGKGEDTLASIKRDIIITDRDSSIPDLFDQLIKEKEHIALVVDEYGSVSGLVSQEDVIETLLGLEIMDESDSVEDLQAHARKSWKARAKKMDIIRNRKEK, from the coding sequence ATGACAATATTAATAATTTACGCAATCGTTTCTATATTTTTTTCATTTTTGTGTTCTATTTTAGAAGCTGTGTTATTGAGTATAACACCTACTTTTATCAATCTTAAAAAAAATGAAGGACTTGAGTATGCAACCGAATTAGAGATTTTAAAAAGAGATGTAGACAAACCTTTAATTGCTATTTTAACGATCAATACAATTGCACATACCGTGGGTGCAATTTTAGTGGGTGTTCAAGCAAAAATTGCCTACGCAGAAATGTACGGAATCGTTGAAAAAAGTATTTTAGGAATTAAAATTACAGAAGATGTCATGGTGGGTATCGTATCTACTGTGATGACTATTTTAATTTTAGTAGCATCAGAAATTATACCTAAAACAATTGGCGCAACGTATTGGAAACAGTTAGCTAATTTTACAGCAACAACTTTAAAATTGATGATTTTTCCGTTAAAATACACGGGTATTTTATGGATTTTACAATTAACTACAAAATTGATTGGTGGCAAAGGTCATGGAAGTGTTTTAAGTAGAGAAGGCTTTTTGGTGATGACAGAAATGGCTGAGAAAGATGGTGTTTTTAAAGAAAACGAAAGTAAGGTAATTAGAAATCTTTTAGGTTTTAAGAAGATAAAAGTAAATGATGTCATGACGCCACGAATCATTTTAGAAATTGCTGATGAAAGCCAAACCATAGCCTCTTTTTATAATGAACATAAAAACTTGCGTTTTTCTAGAATTCCCGTTTTTAATGAAAACCCTGACGAAGTAACGGGTTATTTTTTAAAGAATAATCTCTTAGAAGCTATTATTAACGGAAAAGGAGAGGATACTTTAGCCTCTATTAAAAGAGATATCATCATTACCGATAGAGATTCATCAATTCCTGATTTATTTGATCAATTAATTAAAGAAAAAGAACATATTGCCTTGGTTGTAGATGAATATGGATCTGTAAGCGGACTCGTTTCTCAAGAAGACGTTATAGAAACTTTGCTTGGTTTAGAAATTATGGACGAAAGCGACTCTGTTGAAGATTTACAAGCGCATGCAAGAAAATCTTGGAAAGCTCGTGCCAAAAAAATGGATATCATTAGAAATAGAAAAGAGAAATAA
- the fbp gene encoding class 1 fructose-bisphosphatase, translating to MTGQKQTLGEFIIENQHSFKYSSGELSSLLNSIRLAAKVVNHEVNKAGLVDIIGAAGDMNIQGENQQKLDVYANDKFIQTLTRRNIVCGIASEEEDSFISINSNDENHQNKYIVLIDPLDGSSNIDVNVSVGTIFSIYRRVTPLGSPVQLKDFLQKGSEQVAAGYVVYGTSTMIVYTTGDGVNGFTLNPAIGTFYLSHPNMEFPEDGTMYSVNEGNYMDFPLGVKKYIKYCQEEEGDRPYTSRYIGSLVSDFHRNMIKGGIYMYPKGSRNPQGKLRLLYECNPMAFIAEQANGKSSDGYTRTMDVEPTELHQRVPFICGSINMVEELEEFMQKYGE from the coding sequence ATGACTGGACAAAAACAAACTTTAGGTGAATTTATTATTGAAAATCAACATTCTTTTAAATACAGTTCTGGAGAATTATCGAGTTTATTAAACTCGATAAGATTGGCAGCAAAAGTGGTAAATCACGAAGTAAATAAAGCAGGTTTAGTTGATATTATTGGTGCTGCTGGTGACATGAATATACAAGGTGAAAATCAACAAAAATTAGATGTGTATGCCAATGACAAATTTATTCAAACATTAACCAGAAGAAATATTGTATGCGGTATTGCTAGTGAAGAAGAAGATAGTTTTATAAGCATTAATAGTAACGATGAAAATCATCAAAATAAATATATCGTTTTAATTGACCCTTTAGATGGCTCTTCTAATATTGATGTAAACGTTTCGGTAGGAACTATTTTTTCTATTTACAGAAGGGTAACTCCCCTTGGCAGCCCAGTTCAATTAAAAGATTTTTTACAAAAAGGAAGCGAACAAGTTGCAGCAGGTTATGTGGTTTATGGTACCTCTACAATGATTGTATATACGACCGGGGATGGCGTAAATGGGTTTACGTTAAACCCAGCAATTGGTACTTTTTATTTATCACATCCTAATATGGAATTTCCAGAAGACGGAACGATGTATTCTGTAAATGAAGGAAATTATATGGATTTTCCTTTAGGTGTTAAAAAATACATTAAATACTGTCAAGAAGAAGAAGGAGACAGACCTTATACAAGCAGATATATTGGCTCTTTAGTTTCAGATTTTCATAGAAATATGATTAAAGGTGGTATTTATATGTATCCAAAAGGCTCTAGAAATCCACAGGGAAAATTACGTTTGTTGTATGAGTGCAACCCAATGGCTTTTATAGCAGAACAAGCTAATGGTAAATCTTCTGATGGGTATACAAGAACCATGGATGTAGAGCCTACCGAATTACACCAAAGAGTGCCATTTATTTGTGGTAGTATTAACATGGTTGAAGAATTAGAAGAATTTATGCAAAAATACGGGGAATAA
- a CDS encoding acyltransferase family protein, translating to MIQNGKLYFPNLNGLRFIAAFFVIINHTEQLKVFFKVGTGVVSDFAKNIGKLGVMLFFVLSGFLITYLLLSEERLTGVINTKKFYFRRFLRILPLYFFVVVLVFFVIQNFSFWDIPGLKDPIDTNFVPIIFLHIFLVPNMATAIYGFIPYIAQAWSIGTEEQSYLIWPLLLKKFKANRMFLMIGIIIFHFLVTVLLSNKLNLPIPYKEIIHKFWFHFNIDVIAIGSIFAIVLLAKNKILKFILNTKFFYATVLLTVLLLLLAIRIPYFHYQFYSVLFGIVILNLAANKKLKNVLECKVFNYLGKISYGIYMYHFIVLIPVLVFVSYLNINNNIIIYFLILSITIAISSISYHYFENYFLKKKSKFSIIKSGEK from the coding sequence ATGATACAAAATGGTAAACTTTACTTTCCTAATCTAAATGGTTTACGGTTTATTGCGGCATTTTTTGTTATTATCAATCATACAGAACAATTAAAGGTTTTCTTTAAAGTAGGTACTGGAGTTGTTAGCGATTTTGCAAAAAATATTGGAAAATTGGGTGTAATGCTATTTTTTGTTTTAAGCGGATTTTTAATTACGTATTTGTTATTATCAGAAGAACGATTAACCGGAGTTATAAATACCAAAAAATTCTATTTTAGAAGGTTTTTAAGAATATTACCGCTCTATTTTTTTGTGGTAGTTTTGGTTTTTTTTGTAATTCAGAATTTTTCTTTCTGGGATATTCCAGGTTTAAAAGACCCAATTGATACTAATTTTGTGCCCATAATTTTTTTACATATTTTTTTAGTTCCTAATATGGCAACTGCTATTTACGGATTTATACCTTATATAGCACAAGCTTGGTCTATAGGCACAGAAGAACAATCTTACTTAATTTGGCCACTTTTACTTAAAAAATTTAAAGCGAACAGAATGTTTTTAATGATTGGCATTATCATATTTCATTTTTTGGTAACAGTTTTGTTATCTAATAAGTTGAATTTGCCAATTCCCTATAAAGAAATAATTCATAAGTTTTGGTTTCATTTTAATATTGATGTTATTGCAATTGGTAGTATTTTTGCAATAGTATTACTAGCTAAAAATAAGATTTTGAAATTTATTTTAAATACAAAATTCTTTTATGCTACAGTACTTTTAACGGTTTTGCTTTTACTTTTGGCTATAAGAATACCCTATTTTCATTATCAATTCTACTCTGTGCTATTTGGTATTGTTATTCTCAATTTGGCTGCCAATAAAAAATTGAAAAACGTTTTGGAGTGTAAGGTATTTAATTATTTAGGAAAAATTTCTTACGGAATTTACATGTATCATTTTATTGTTTTAATTCCTGTTTTAGTGTTTGTTTCTTATCTAAATATAAACAACAATATTATAATCTATTTTTTAATACTATCAATTACAATAGCAATATCATCAATTTCATATCATTATTTTGAAAATTATTTCTTGAAAAAGAAATCTAAATTTTCAATCATAAAAAGTGGTGAGAAATAA
- a CDS encoding superoxide dismutase has product MAFELPELGYAYDALEPNIDARTMEIHHTKHHNGYTTKLNAAIEGTELEGKSIEDILANLDMSNGAVRNNGGGFYNHSLFWTVMNPEDRGYLSGELKDAIEAAFGSKDAFIEVFSKAAATQFGSGWAWLCVLPGGKVEVCSTPNQDNPLMPGVTCGGTPILGLDVWEHAYYLNYQNRRPDYIDAFFKVINWNEVERRYADAK; this is encoded by the coding sequence ATGGCTTTTGAATTACCAGAATTAGGATATGCATACGATGCATTAGAACCAAATATAGATGCTAGAACTATGGAAATACACCATACAAAACATCATAACGGATATACAACAAAGTTAAATGCTGCTATTGAAGGTACCGAATTAGAAGGAAAATCTATAGAAGATATCCTTGCTAATTTAGATATGAGTAATGGTGCTGTTAGAAATAATGGAGGAGGCTTTTACAACCACTCATTATTTTGGACAGTAATGAACCCTGAAGATAGAGGATATTTATCTGGTGAATTAAAAGATGCTATTGAAGCTGCTTTTGGTTCTAAGGATGCTTTTATTGAAGTTTTTTCTAAAGCTGCTGCAACACAATTTGGTTCTGGTTGGGCTTGGTTATGTGTGCTTCCAGGAGGAAAAGTTGAAGTTTGTTCTACGCCAAATCAAGACAATCCATTAATGCCAGGTGTAACTTGTGGAGGAACTCCTATTTTAGGATTGGATGTTTGGGAACATGCTTACTACTTAAACTACCAAAACAGAAGACCCGATTATATTGATGCTTTCTTTAAAGTAATTAACTGGAATGAAGTTGAAAGAAGATATGCAGACGCAAAATAA
- a CDS encoding DUF3078 domain-containing protein: MKKTVLLFFILLSFSVSSQKKNDTLPKPKWKIHGRFAFIFNQSSFSNWASGGENTVAGNININYDFNYKKNNVNWDTRLISGYGLSHLSENGLRKTDDRFELNSLFGYKTSTYWFFSFIANFRTQYTEGFDYRKDPKVSVSNFFSPAYLTFGPGMLWKKSDNLNVNIAPATARYTLVNDFFSGKFGVEEGKNTAFSLGFNLSSYYKFSLMENIEMENILTLYTDYLANVGNVDTDYQTNIRFKVNDHIKMHMTFHAIFDDDSSSHLQFRQLFGMGLNYSFHEKVTYQ, encoded by the coding sequence TTGAAGAAAACAGTCCTCCTTTTTTTTATTTTACTTTCTTTTAGCGTTTCTTCACAAAAGAAAAATGATACATTACCAAAACCAAAATGGAAAATTCATGGTAGATTCGCTTTTATCTTTAACCAATCTTCTTTTTCTAATTGGGCTTCTGGGGGAGAGAACACTGTTGCCGGAAACATCAATATAAACTACGATTTTAATTATAAAAAAAACAATGTTAACTGGGATACTAGATTAATTTCTGGATATGGCTTAAGTCATTTAAGTGAAAATGGATTAAGAAAAACAGATGATCGTTTTGAACTAAATTCTTTATTTGGTTACAAAACTTCAACCTATTGGTTTTTTTCATTTATTGCTAATTTTAGAACTCAATATACGGAAGGTTTTGATTATAGAAAAGACCCAAAAGTATCCGTTTCAAATTTCTTTTCTCCTGCATATTTAACATTTGGACCAGGTATGTTGTGGAAAAAATCTGATAATTTAAATGTCAATATTGCTCCTGCAACGGCAAGATATACGTTAGTAAACGACTTTTTTTCTGGTAAATTTGGTGTTGAAGAAGGCAAAAATACTGCTTTTAGTTTGGGTTTTAACTTATCTTCTTATTACAAGTTTAGCCTCATGGAGAATATAGAAATGGAAAATATCCTTACCCTATACACCGATTATTTAGCAAACGTAGGGAATGTAGATACCGATTACCAAACAAACATACGTTTTAAAGTAAATGATCATATTAAAATGCACATGACTTTCCATGCAATTTTTGATGATGACTCTTCTAGCCACCTTCAATTTAGACAACTATTTGGTATGGGACTTAATTATAGTTTCCATGAAAAAGTGACGTATCAATAA
- a CDS encoding amidophosphoribosyltransferase, with protein MSDSIKHECGIALVRLKKPLQFYKEKYGSAFYGINKMYLLMEKQHNRGQDGAGFASIKFNVSPGTRYISRVRSNQSQPIQDIFAQINGRLNGVLEQNPDKKDDVQWQEENMPYVGNLFLGHVRYGTFGKNSIESVHPFLRQSNWKHQNLIVAGNFNMTNSKQMLEELVELGQHPKESTDTVTVMEKIGHFLEDEVSKLYQQAKKKGFNKKDASPYIEKNLSLKKVLKRSSKNWDGGYAMAGLVGHGDAFVLRDPNGIRPTFFYEDEEVVVVASERPVIQTVFNVKIEDVQELERGHALIIKRSGKTSIKKVIEPRENKACSFERIYFSRGSDASIYEERKNLGKFVFPKILKSIDSDISNTVFSYIPNTAETSFYGMTEAAEDLLNQQKTKKILEGGKKLSSEKVTEILSERPRFEKIAIKDAKLRTFIADDSSRDDLVEHVYDITYGVVKPTDNLVIIDDSIVRGTTLKKSIIRILDRLSPKKIVVVSSAPQIRYPDCYGIDMARIDAFIAFKAALALLKDHNKYHIVEDVYKKCIEQQTKPDTEIINHVKEIYSSFTPEEISAKIASMLKTEDIKAEVEVIYQSIEGLHKACPDNLGDWYFTGNYPTPGGHRVVNQAFINFFEGNMKRAY; from the coding sequence ATGAGTGATTCAATAAAACACGAATGCGGAATTGCATTGGTTAGGTTAAAAAAACCATTACAGTTTTATAAAGAGAAATATGGTTCTGCTTTTTACGGAATTAATAAAATGTATCTATTAATGGAAAAGCAGCACAATCGTGGACAAGATGGCGCTGGTTTTGCAAGTATAAAATTTAATGTATCACCAGGTACAAGATACATTAGTAGAGTGCGTTCTAATCAATCCCAGCCTATACAAGATATTTTTGCACAAATTAATGGTCGCTTAAATGGTGTGCTTGAGCAAAATCCAGATAAAAAAGATGATGTGCAATGGCAAGAAGAAAATATGCCTTATGTAGGAAATCTGTTTTTAGGGCATGTGCGTTACGGAACTTTTGGTAAGAACTCCATAGAAAGTGTGCATCCATTTTTACGCCAAAGTAATTGGAAACATCAAAACCTAATTGTTGCGGGTAACTTTAATATGACGAATTCTAAACAAATGCTAGAAGAATTGGTTGAGTTAGGTCAGCACCCAAAAGAGTCTACCGATACGGTAACGGTTATGGAGAAAATTGGTCATTTTTTAGAAGATGAAGTATCTAAATTGTATCAACAAGCAAAGAAAAAAGGCTTTAATAAAAAAGATGCATCCCCATATATTGAAAAAAATTTAAGTCTTAAAAAAGTATTAAAAAGATCGTCTAAAAACTGGGATGGTGGCTATGCAATGGCGGGCTTAGTAGGCCATGGAGATGCTTTTGTGTTGAGAGATCCTAACGGAATTAGACCTACGTTTTTTTATGAAGATGAAGAAGTTGTTGTGGTAGCTTCCGAAAGACCCGTTATACAAACTGTTTTTAATGTAAAGATAGAAGATGTGCAGGAATTAGAAAGAGGCCATGCACTAATCATTAAAAGAAGTGGGAAAACCTCTATTAAAAAAGTGATAGAGCCAAGAGAAAATAAAGCCTGTTCTTTTGAACGAATTTATTTTTCTAGAGGAAGTGATGCAAGTATTTATGAAGAGCGAAAAAATTTAGGAAAATTTGTATTTCCAAAAATTTTAAAGTCCATTGATTCTGATATTTCAAATACGGTTTTTTCTTATATTCCGAATACAGCAGAAACTTCTTTTTATGGAATGACAGAGGCTGCGGAAGATTTGTTAAATCAACAAAAAACTAAAAAAATTCTTGAGGGAGGAAAAAAATTATCGTCAGAAAAAGTAACAGAAATTTTATCTGAAAGACCACGTTTTGAAAAAATAGCCATAAAAGATGCCAAATTAAGAACTTTTATTGCTGATGATAGTTCTAGAGATGATTTGGTAGAACATGTTTATGATATTACGTACGGCGTTGTAAAGCCCACTGATAATTTAGTAATTATTGACGATAGTATTGTACGCGGAACAACACTCAAAAAAAGTATTATAAGAATTTTAGACAGATTAAGTCCTAAAAAAATTGTAGTGGTTTCTTCTGCGCCACAAATTAGGTATCCGGATTGTTACGGAATTGATATGGCTAGAATTGATGCATTTATTGCATTTAAAGCAGCATTAGCGTTGCTAAAAGACCATAACAAATACCATATTGTAGAAGATGTTTACAAAAAGTGTATTGAGCAACAGACAAAACCCGATACAGAAATTATAAATCATGTAAAAGAAATTTATAGTTCGTTTACACCAGAAGAAATTTCTGCTAAAATTGCATCAATGTTAAAAACGGAAGATATAAAAGCGGAGGTAGAAGTTATTTATCAATCTATAGAAGGGTTGCACAAAGCGTGCCCAGATAATTTAGGAGATTGGTATTTTACAGGAAATTATCCAACTCCTGGAGGTCATAGAGTGGTAAATCAGGCTTTTATAAACTTCTTCGAAGGAAATATGAAAAGAGCATATTAA
- a CDS encoding SufE family protein: MTIKEIQEEIIDEFSMFDDWMDRYEYIIELGKSLPIIEDQYKLDENLIKGCQSKVWLFSELENDVIKYTADSDAILTKGIAALLLRVYSGQKPNDILTAETTFIDEIGLKEHLSPTRANGLVSMVKQIKMYAIAQQTKLAN; this comes from the coding sequence ATGACTATCAAAGAAATACAAGAAGAAATTATTGATGAGTTTTCTATGTTTGATGATTGGATGGATCGTTATGAATATATTATAGAACTTGGTAAATCTCTACCTATTATAGAAGATCAGTATAAATTAGATGAAAATTTAATTAAGGGTTGCCAATCGAAGGTTTGGCTATTCTCTGAATTAGAAAATGATGTCATTAAATATACAGCAGATAGTGATGCTATTTTAACAAAAGGAATTGCGGCATTATTATTGCGAGTATATTCTGGTCAGAAACCTAATGATATTTTAACCGCAGAAACTACTTTTATTGATGAAATAGGTCTAAAAGAACATTTATCTCCAACCAGAGCAAATGGTTTGGTTTCTATGGTAAAACAAATAAAAATGTATGCAATTGCACAACAAACTAAATTAGCAAATTAA
- a CDS encoding DUF59 domain-containing protein — protein sequence MTDKELDEIGDKIIRVLKTIYDPEIPVDIYELGLIYDVFVSEENNAKILMTLTSPNCPVAESLPRDVEDKVKSLKEIKECEVEITFDPTWTSEMMSEEAKLELGML from the coding sequence ATGACAGATAAAGAATTAGATGAAATTGGTGATAAAATTATACGTGTTTTAAAAACTATTTATGATCCTGAAATCCCTGTAGATATTTACGAATTAGGATTAATTTACGATGTTTTTGTATCCGAAGAAAATAATGCAAAAATATTAATGACATTAACATCGCCTAACTGCCCTGTTGCAGAAAGTTTGCCAAGAGATGTAGAAGACAAAGTAAAGTCTTTAAAAGAAATTAAAGAGTGTGAAGTAGAAATTACCTTCGACCCCACTTGGACATCAGAAATGATGAGCGAGGAAGCGAAGTTAGAATTGGGAATGCTTTAG
- a CDS encoding DUF3078 domain-containing protein encodes MKKLLILIVLICIGYSAKAQTAEELKKEQAPKKEAIAKLQGEVKALQKKIDALPGWKKGAFGTIGASLSGFNNWYSRTAPNASAGNIGVSVNAFANLIEEKFFWRNSGAINLGWVKLDDESKTGDEDFETATDVFTLTSLYGRRLNKKWELSALGEYRTTLIDNFNNPGFLDFGVGFTWTPTSRLVVVMHPGNYNAIFSRGKSIFTSSPGAKLVADYTATHHKISIKSNFSMFQSYKDSNLNNWNWTNSFGYKLWKGIGLGFDFGLRNNKQEALNNALITDTTANFGSIDNKIQSYWLFGVSYSL; translated from the coding sequence ATGAAAAAACTATTAATTTTAATTGTATTGATATGTATTGGCTATTCTGCAAAAGCGCAAACAGCAGAAGAATTAAAAAAAGAACAAGCTCCTAAAAAAGAAGCAATTGCAAAATTACAAGGTGAAGTAAAAGCTTTGCAGAAAAAAATAGATGCGCTTCCGGGTTGGAAAAAAGGTGCTTTTGGAACTATAGGCGCAAGTTTATCTGGTTTTAACAATTGGTACTCTAGAACAGCCCCCAATGCATCTGCAGGAAACATTGGTGTTTCTGTAAATGCTTTTGCTAATTTAATTGAAGAAAAATTCTTTTGGAGAAACTCAGGAGCTATCAATCTTGGCTGGGTTAAACTAGATGATGAATCTAAAACTGGTGATGAAGATTTTGAAACAGCAACAGATGTATTTACACTAACTTCTTTGTATGGTAGAAGATTGAATAAAAAATGGGAGCTTTCTGCTTTAGGCGAATACCGAACCACGCTAATAGATAACTTTAATAACCCAGGTTTTTTAGATTTTGGTGTTGGTTTTACCTGGACACCAACCAGTAGATTAGTCGTTGTAATGCATCCTGGTAACTACAATGCCATTTTTAGTAGGGGTAAAAGTATTTTTACTTCTTCTCCAGGTGCTAAATTAGTGGCTGATTATACAGCAACGCATCATAAAATAAGTATAAAATCAAATTTTTCTATGTTTCAAAGTTATAAAGACTCTAACTTAAACAACTGGAACTGGACGAATTCTTTTGGTTACAAACTATGGAAAGGAATAGGTTTGGGTTTCGATTTTGGTTTACGTAACAACAAACAAGAAGCTTTAAACAATGCTTTAATTACAGATACAACGGCTAATTTTGGTTCTATAGACAACAAAATACAATCTTATTGGTTATTTGGTGTCAGTTACTCACTCTAA
- a CDS encoding DUF2480 family protein, translating to MQEEIVNRVNKSPLKTFDLEEIYPEGSRILFDIKDWLFHEIILKEKDFRLSVKNHDWSQYKNTFVAVTCSVDAIIPSWAFMLITAELIPFAKKVVIGNLELLETVIYQELMGFIDFRDFTNKPVIIKGCAEKPIPNSAYAFLIEKLQPIAKSIMFGEACSTVPLYKAKK from the coding sequence ATGCAAGAAGAAATTGTAAATAGAGTAAACAAAAGTCCGCTTAAAACTTTTGATTTAGAAGAAATTTATCCTGAAGGATCAAGAATTTTGTTTGATATTAAAGATTGGCTGTTTCATGAAATTATTCTGAAGGAAAAAGATTTTAGATTATCTGTTAAAAATCATGATTGGTCTCAATATAAAAATACATTTGTTGCCGTTACTTGCTCTGTAGATGCCATTATACCTTCTTGGGCATTTATGTTAATTACAGCAGAATTAATTCCTTTTGCCAAAAAAGTTGTTATTGGTAATTTAGAATTATTAGAAACTGTTATTTATCAAGAATTAATGGGGTTCATAGACTTTAGAGATTTTACAAACAAACCCGTAATCATTAAAGGTTGTGCAGAAAAACCAATACCCAATAGTGCCTATGCCTTTCTTATAGAAAAACTGCAACCTATTGCTAAATCTATTATGTTTGGTGAAGCTTGCTCTACAGTACCTTTATACAAAGCAAAAAAATAA
- a CDS encoding GNAT family N-acetyltransferase yields the protein MGFIIRKGTAKDMESALDLITELAVFEKEPDAVEITVDDLIKDGFSENPKFNIFVAEEENSIIGIALFYERYSTWKGKTIHLEDLMVTESKRKLGAGKALYTAVLKYAFDNNFNRVAWEVIDWNTNAIDFYKSTGATYLNDWSVVQMNKENLAKFIQNS from the coding sequence ATGGGTTTTATCATAAGAAAAGGAACAGCAAAAGACATGGAATCTGCACTTGATTTAATTACAGAATTAGCTGTTTTTGAAAAGGAACCAGATGCTGTAGAAATTACGGTAGATGACTTAATAAAAGATGGTTTTTCAGAGAACCCGAAGTTCAATATTTTTGTTGCTGAAGAAGAAAACTCAATTATTGGAATTGCGCTATTCTATGAGCGCTATTCTACTTGGAAAGGTAAAACGATTCATTTAGAAGATTTAATGGTTACAGAAAGCAAACGAAAACTAGGCGCAGGAAAAGCCTTGTATACCGCCGTTTTAAAATATGCTTTTGACAACAATTTTAACAGAGTTGCTTGGGAGGTAATCGATTGGAATACCAACGCAATAGATTTTTATAAAAGTACGGGAGCTACGTATTTAAATGATTGGTCTGTGGTGCAGATGAACAAAGAGAATTTAGCCAAATTCATTCAAAATAGTTAA
- a CDS encoding PfkB family carbohydrate kinase, whose protein sequence is MSKLLAVGTVAFDAIETPFGKTDKILGGSGTFVGLASSQFGVKTGVVSVVGGDFPQSYLDMMNTRGINTDGVEIIKEGKTFFWSGKYHNDMNSRDTLITELNVLENFKPLVPEDFKDASIVMLGNLHPLVQASVLDQMKERPKLVVLDTMNFWMDIALADLHTILKRVDVITINDEEARQLSGEYSLVNAAKKIHEMGPKYVVIKKGEHGALLFNEGNMFFAPALPLAEVFDPTGAGDTFAGGFCGYLAMTNNVSFENMKNAIIYGSNLASFCVEKFGTERMQELTADEVRIRLQSFKELTQFDIEIS, encoded by the coding sequence ATGAGTAAATTATTAGCAGTTGGTACTGTAGCATTTGACGCAATTGAAACTCCTTTTGGTAAAACAGATAAAATTCTTGGAGGTTCCGGAACTTTTGTAGGTTTGGCTTCAAGTCAGTTTGGTGTAAAAACTGGAGTTGTTTCTGTGGTTGGTGGAGATTTTCCACAATCGTATTTGGATATGATGAATACCAGAGGAATCAATACAGATGGTGTTGAAATTATTAAAGAAGGAAAAACATTTTTCTGGAGTGGTAAATATCATAATGATATGAATTCCCGAGATACTTTAATTACAGAGTTAAATGTACTAGAGAATTTTAAACCTTTAGTTCCCGAAGATTTTAAAGACGCTAGTATCGTAATGTTAGGTAATTTACATCCTTTAGTACAGGCATCTGTATTAGACCAAATGAAAGAAAGACCAAAGTTAGTTGTTTTAGATACGATGAACTTCTGGATGGATATTGCTTTGGCTGATTTGCACACCATTTTAAAAAGAGTGGATGTTATTACGATTAATGACGAAGAAGCTCGCCAATTATCAGGAGAATATTCTTTGGTAAACGCAGCAAAGAAAATTCATGAAATGGGTCCGAAATATGTGGTGATAAAAAAAGGGGAACACGGCGCTTTATTATTCAATGAGGGTAATATGTTTTTTGCACCGGCATTGCCTTTGGCAGAGGTTTTTGATCCAACGGGAGCAGGAGATACGTTTGCAGGTGGTTTTTGTGGTTATTTAGCCATGACTAACAATGTTTCTTTTGAAAACATGAAAAATGCCATTATTTACGGTTCTAATTTGGCTTCGTTTTGTGTAGAAAAATTTGGCACAGAACGCATGCAAGAATTAACGGCAGATGAAGTTAGAATACGCTTGCAGTCTTTTAAAGAACTAACACAATTTGATATAGAAATCTCATAA